ATACGGGTTAAAATAGGAATTTATACACAGGCCTTATCGTTGAAGAAATAAGGTCAAATTGACGATAGATAAGTATAGAGTAAATGAATGACTTACTATTCTTTTGAATTGACGTAGGGAATGATGCGATTTATGAAGACTTATACGACGATGTATCGCAACAAAGCGCAAATACTTGAGTTTATAGAGAGGAATGAACTTTCCAATAAGGAAAACCTATTTATACAAATCTTTACGAAGGACGGAAAAGTGAAAGTTACTCGTCTTCATGAGATCTTGGTTGATGCGTTACCTCAAGCTGTATTAATTGGTGCAACCGTAGACGCATCATTTAGTAAAGAAATTAAGACTGCAGGAACTGTCGTTTCAATTACTGTTTTTAACAAGGTGAAGGTTAAGAGCACTTTTGTTCAATTTAATCCAGGTATGGATACGTACCAAGAAGCATTGAATATGGGACAGAATACAATTAACGATGACACAAAAGCAATCGTTCTATTCGGTAGCAGTCATACAATAGATAACCAAGTTGTGTTAGATGCTTTTGCGAATCATTATCCTGATTTACTAGTAGCTGGTGGGAATGCTGTCCCGCTTGGTACGAACAATCTGGAGTATCTTATTGCGACAGACGGCATTATCGATTGTGGAATGGTTGTAGTCAGTTTATCTGGAGTGGACCTTCAGGCATCGTTACACGCATGTACAGAATGGAATACAGCTGGTAGATCCTTTATGGTTACAGGAGCTAATGAGGATTTGATTCAAACCCTTGATCATAAGCCGGTTAAAGAAATTTATCAAAAATATTTAGGCAGGGAAATGCTCGAAAATATTAAGCAAGCAGGTTCATCTTTTCCATTAATGGTGAAGCAAGGGGCTGTTACGAAACCTATCCTAATAAAGGACTTTCATCAAGACGGTTCAATCACTGTGGCTGAGCCAATTGAAGTTGGGACGACCGTTTATATTGGTTGTGGTGATGCAAGCATCTTTCTTAATACGTTCAATTTCATTTCAGACAAATTAAGAGGTGTTCCGGTAGAAGGATTATTTATGTATTCTTGTATGTCACGGATCCGTTTTTTCAAAAAAGGCGTTGAACATGAAATGAATACGATTAAGAACCTTGTACCCACTACCGGTGCTTTTACAGCAGGTGAGTATTATCATGAAGATGGGAAGAATGAAATGCTTTCCTATGCGCTCACCTTCCTTTCGTTGGCTGAGTCTGAAGTTTACATCGACGAGACAGATTTTAATCGTGCAGCAAACACAAACTCAGAGATAAAGGAAATTCTTGCTTTGTCTCAATTAATAAAAGCTTCAACTGAAGATTTAGAGGAACTTTACAATAGTTTAAGAGAGTCTGAACAGCGCTATACATCGTTATTTGAGCATAATCCGGATATCGTATACTCCGTAGATTCACATGGTAAAATTACAAGTATTAATGCTTCACTAGAGAAAATATTAGGATATACGTGTAAAGAGGTCATCGGAAACAAGGCTACGGATTTCTTAAGAGAAGAAGATGTTGAGCGCGTCTATCATTACTTTCACTTAGCAATGAGAGACAAGCCACAGCACTTTACGTTAGTAATTCGTCATAAGAATGGAGAAAATGTGCTGTTCGAAATTGCGAACATGCCAATTAGGGTAAATGATGAAGTAGTAGGCGTGTATGGTGTTGCCAAAAATAGAACAGAGCAGTTTTTAGCTGAACAAAAGATTTCAGAACTTGCCTATCATGATAGTTTAACAGGGTTACCGAACAGGTTATCTTTTCATGAGCGATTAAACGAAAAGATAGAGATAGCACATGAGAATAATGAAAGTGTTGCGGTCATGGTCATAGATTTAGATGAATTTAAAATGATTAATGATAGCCTAGGTCATCATGCTGGAGATCGAATTTTAAAGCACGTTGCGACCAATTTAAGTGGTTGCATTTCAGATCGTGATTTTATTGCTCGTTTTGCAGCAGATGAATTTCTTATCTTGGTGCCAACAGTAGAGAGTGTTAATGAATTGTCAGCATTGGCTGATCAATTGCTTACTGCAATTAAGAAACCCGTTTTCCTAAAAGGGAAGGAATATGTTTTATCAGGTAGTATTGGGGTCAGTCTCTATCCAAGTGATGCGTTAGACGAAGAAAAATTACTCAAAAATGCGAATTTAGCCTTACATAAGGCTAAACGAAGTGGTCGTAATAGTATACAATTCTTCACAGGCGATATGAATGCTATGATTTCAGAAAGATTAGAGCTAGAAAATCATTTGCGGAAGGCGCTTAGTTTGAACGAACTAGAAGTCTATTATCAACCGCAAATAGATATTGAATCGGGTCGTGTGTTTGCTTTTGAAGCTTTATTACGCTGGAAACATACTAAACGTGGAAT
This Pseudalkalibacillus berkeleyi DNA region includes the following protein-coding sequences:
- a CDS encoding EAL domain-containing protein, whose amino-acid sequence is MKTYTTMYRNKAQILEFIERNELSNKENLFIQIFTKDGKVKVTRLHEILVDALPQAVLIGATVDASFSKEIKTAGTVVSITVFNKVKVKSTFVQFNPGMDTYQEALNMGQNTINDDTKAIVLFGSSHTIDNQVVLDAFANHYPDLLVAGGNAVPLGTNNLEYLIATDGIIDCGMVVVSLSGVDLQASLHACTEWNTAGRSFMVTGANEDLIQTLDHKPVKEIYQKYLGREMLENIKQAGSSFPLMVKQGAVTKPILIKDFHQDGSITVAEPIEVGTTVYIGCGDASIFLNTFNFISDKLRGVPVEGLFMYSCMSRIRFFKKGVEHEMNTIKNLVPTTGAFTAGEYYHEDGKNEMLSYALTFLSLAESEVYIDETDFNRAANTNSEIKEILALSQLIKASTEDLEELYNSLRESEQRYTSLFEHNPDIVYSVDSHGKITSINASLEKILGYTCKEVIGNKATDFLREEDVERVYHYFHLAMRDKPQHFTLVIRHKNGENVLFEIANMPIRVNDEVVGVYGVAKNRTEQFLAEQKISELAYHDSLTGLPNRLSFHERLNEKIEIAHENNESVAVMVIDLDEFKMINDSLGHHAGDRILKHVATNLSGCISDRDFIARFAADEFLILVPTVESVNELSALADQLLTAIKKPVFLKGKEYVLSGSIGVSLYPSDALDEEKLLKNANLALHKAKRSGRNSIQFFTGDMNAMISERLELENHLRKALSLNELEVYYQPQIDIESGRVFAFEALLRWKHTKRGMIPPNIFIPIAEDTGVINEIGYWVLLEACTQTRQWHESGMNDLSVCVNVSGIQFQRPDFIDEVKACLETSGLESSFLHIELTESIMLEDVEHTIKIINQLKGLGVKISVDDFGTGYSSLSYLRDFPIDILKIDQSFIRNLEDSNPDAAIVRAIITMCEGLNVTVLAEGVETEQQLKTLQQFGCNQIQGYYISKPVKAVEIKGLYKNFQMN